GAAAACTTCAAAAAGAAGGAAAATTAATAGAAGGTGCAAAAATTGGAATGATTAACTGTTTTGCGCCACCTTATACAAAAGAAAATCCTTCACCAGAAGATTTAGAAGCTGTTCGTATGACAGATGGATTACATAATCGTTGGTGGTTAGATGTTGTTGCTCATGGACATTTACCTGAAGATGTTATTGATACAGTAGAAAATGACTGGAAAGTAGAAATCAATAGACGTCCAGGTGATGAAGCAATTCTTGCTCAAGGTAAAGTTGACTGGTTAGGATTCAATTACTACCAGCCTACAAGAGTTCAGGCTCCTGATTCAAAATTTGATGAAAATGGTTTGCCATGTATTTCTAAACCATATATTTGGCCTGAAAGAAAGATGAATGTTCATCGTGGATGGGAAATTTATCCAAAAGGTATTTATGATTTTGGTATGAAAATCAAAAAAGAATGTCCTGATTTACCATTCTTTATTTCAGAAAATGGAATGGGTGTTGAAGGTGAAGAAAAATTCATGGATGAGGATGGTATCATACAAGATGATTATCGTATTGAATTTGTAAGAGATCATTTAGAATGGATTGCAAAATCAATTGAAGATGGAGCCAATTGCTTAGGATATCATTATTGGGGAGCAATTGATAACTGGTCTTGGTGTAATGCATTTAAAAATCGTTATGGATTTGTAAGAGTTTGCTTAGATGATGGTTATAAACGTAAAGAAAAGAAATCTGCTTCATGGATAAGAGAAGTTGCAAGAACAAATGAATTTGAATAATGAGTGAACCTGAATGAAATCACATTCAGGTTTTCTTTTTTATGAAACTTTGTTTCATGAAATGATGAATTTTTATATGAATTATGAAACGATATTATAAAGTCGTTTTTAGATATTTACACTTTTGTTTATTTGAAATACAATGGAAACAGAAAGAATAAGGAGGATATTTTTGAATGGAAAAGAAAATGCCAAAAGATTTTTATTGGGGTGGATCAGTTTCATCATTTCAAACTGAAGGTGCTAGAGATGAAGGAGGAAAAGGAACTTGTATTTATGATGTAAGACCTATGAATCCTGAATTTTCTGATTGGAATGTTGCAATTGATGCTTATCATCGTTATGATGAAGATATTGCGTTAATGAAAGAAATGGGATTTAATTTTTATCGTTTCTCTATTTGTTGGTCAAGAATCATTCCTAATGGTTCATTAGATGAACCTGTTAATGAAGAAGGGGT
Above is a genomic segment from Candidatus Stoquefichus sp. SB1 containing:
- a CDS encoding glycoside hydrolase family 1 protein, which translates into the protein MTIKLPKDFFFGAAMSGPQTEGSWNVGGRLRSYWDMYSDMEINAFHNNVGSYVGNDMYHKYKEDIQLLKSMNFKSFRTSMQWTRLLDQDGNINPEGAAWYHQLIDCANDNGIDIYMNMYHFDMPEYLIKRGGWQNREVVEAYANFVKKAMEEFGTKVKYWFTFNEPIVEPEQQFLHGVWYPYQKDFKQSINVQYNITLAHCLAVMNFRKLQKEGKLIEGAKIGMINCFAPPYTKENPSPEDLEAVRMTDGLHNRWWLDVVAHGHLPEDVIDTVENDWKVEINRRPGDEAILAQGKVDWLGFNYYQPTRVQAPDSKFDENGLPCISKPYIWPERKMNVHRGWEIYPKGIYDFGMKIKKECPDLPFFISENGMGVEGEEKFMDEDGIIQDDYRIEFVRDHLEWIAKSIEDGANCLGYHYWGAIDNWSWCNAFKNRYGFVRVCLDDGYKRKEKKSASWIREVARTNEFE